In the Mesorhizobium sp. M1D.F.Ca.ET.043.01.1.1 genome, TCGGGCTGGCCTTCGGCGGCGGCCAGTTCGGCCTCGGCGCGATCGCGACGGTGCTGACGCTGGGGACGCTGCAGGCGCTGAAATGGGTCGACCTCAAGATTGCTCGCGACCACAAGGCGATCCTGTCGGTGTCATGGCCGAAGAGTTCGCCGCCCGACATTGCGGACATGATACGCCCGCTCGGCTACGGCGCGCGCTTCGTCGGCATGGAGCACGATGCCGAGCGCGACCGCTTCGTGTTTTCCTTCAATGTCCAATGGAAGCAGCCCGACGCGGTCGAGCCCTCGACGGACGTGCTGGCGGTGGTCGCCGCGCACTGCGCGGTCGAGCGCTTCGAAGTGATCAGCGAGAAGACGTTCTGAGCTCGAGCGGCAACGCTTACTCGGCGGCGTTTGGCGTTTCGGCGTCGGCGCGAATGAGCTTGATGTCCGCTCCGGCGGCCCAGGCGCCGATGTCCTCGCGACGCAGTGCCGCCGCCATCATGTCGGGAAAATGATCCGGCGTGCAGGCAAAGACCGGAATGCCCAGCGCTGCAACGGAGCCGGCCATGGACGGGTCGTAGCCGGGACGGCCCTGGTCGGTCAGCGCCAGGAGCACGACGACGTTGACGCCTGACCGGACAAGCGCTGCCAGCCTTTGGAGAAGCTCCTTGCCGTTGCCACCTTCGTAAAGGTCGGTGATCAACACGAAATGCGCCTTGGTCGGCCGCTCGATGCGCTCGGCGCAGTAGGCGACCGCCTGGTTGATGTCGGTGCCGCCGCCAAGCTGGACGCCGAACAGCACCTCGACCGGATCGCTGAGCTCTTCCGTCAGGTCGACGATCGCGGTGTCGAAGCAGACGAGCTTGGTGCGCACGACCGGCAGCGACGCCATCACCGCCGCGAAGATCGAGGCATAGATCACCGAGCTCGCCATCGAGCCGGACTGGTCGACGCAGAGCGTCACCTCGTCGAGGTCGACCAGGCGACGCTGGCGGCGCATGAAACCGACCAGCTTTTCCGGCACCACGGTCTTGTGTTCCGGCTGATAATGGCGAAGGTTCGCCGCGATCGTGCGCGGCCAGTCGATATCGCGCTGCCTTGGCCGGTTGGTGCGCCGCGACTTGTCGAGTGCGCCTCGGATCGCCTCGGCGGTCTTCTGCTCGAGACGCTGCATCAGCTTGGCGACGATGTCGGAAATGATCGAGCGCGCGATGTCCTTGGTCTTGTCCGGCATCGCCGAGCGCAGCGAGACCAGATCGGCGACGAGATTGACGTCTGCCTCTATCGCCTTGAGGAATTCCGGCTCCATCAGCATCTGCTTCAGGTTCAGCCGCTCGAAGGCGTCCTTCTGCACGATTTGG is a window encoding:
- a CDS encoding MgtC/SapB family protein → MPLHPTWPDLVLRLLLTLLAGFLIGLNREARGHSAGLRTTILVGLAACVAMVQANMLLDVSGKGPDSFVRMDVMRFALGVLTGVGFIGGGTILRRGDLVTGVTTAATMWIMTMIGLAFGGGQFGLGAIATVLTLGTLQALKWVDLKIARDHKAILSVSWPKSSPPDIADMIRPLGYGARFVGMEHDAERDRFVFSFNVQWKQPDAVEPSTDVLAVVAAHCAVERFEVISEKTF
- a CDS encoding VWA domain-containing protein, which encodes MDDETIGPDLDPKEGARERRWRLAIGADDEVSSALSAEDRRLSAALDALYGDGSGDPGTDQRKRRGGLGRSAPRVAQWMGEIRSFFPEQVVQIVQKDAFERLNLKQMLMEPEFLKAIEADVNLVADLVSLRSAMPDKTKDIARSIISDIVAKLMQRLEQKTAEAIRGALDKSRRTNRPRQRDIDWPRTIAANLRHYQPEHKTVVPEKLVGFMRRQRRLVDLDEVTLCVDQSGSMASSVIYASIFAAVMASLPVVRTKLVCFDTAIVDLTEELSDPVEVLFGVQLGGGTDINQAVAYCAERIERPTKAHFVLITDLYEGGNGKELLQRLAALVRSGVNVVVLLALTDQGRPGYDPSMAGSVAALGIPVFACTPDHFPDMMAAALRREDIGAWAAGADIKLIRADAETPNAAE